The following DNA comes from Candidatus Angelobacter sp..
GAGGGGAGGTGAACATCGTCGAGCAACTGTTGAGCGAATGAAGTGGAACGCCGGCCGACGTTTTTTTCGCCGTAAGGCGGGTCGGCAAAAACCAGATCGAAAGTATGCCCGGCAGAAGCGAGTTGCGCGGAGGCGACAAAGGCGTCCTGCACGCGGATTTCCAGCCGGGCCACGAGCCGGGCCGCAGCAAAATTCTTCCGCAGAAATTCCGCGTGCCGGTCCGTCTTTTCCACGCAGACGGCGGATATGGCGCCACGGCTGAGGCATTCGAGACTGAGTGCGCCAGTGCCGGCGAACAGCTCCAGTACCCGCGCACCGTCCACGCAGCTGCCGAGACTGTTGAAAATCGCCTGGCGCACGAGGTCCGGCGTGGGCCGCACGGCGTGCCCACTGGGGACTTTGAGCAAACAACCGCCCGCCGTTCCGCCGATGATGCGCATGGTCGGATGATGAAATCAGCACAACGGAGAATCGGGAAGAATATTTGCGCGGCCCCGAAACCCGGACCGGGCAGGATTGGCGGACACGGCTCCAGCTTCGTATTGGTCAACTACGGAACCCAGATGGCGCGGTAGAAACGCTGCTGCGAGTTTGCCGCCTGCGAATCGGTAAAATTGAACGTGGGGCCCGTCAGCGTATTGGTTGTCATGGGCGACCAAGCCGTCAAATCGGTTGACATCTGAATCGCATAGGTTGCGCCGGGTTCGCCCCGGAGTTGCAATGCGAACTCGCCGTCGGGCTGCATCGAGACCGGCACCAGGCGCGGGGCGCCGGGTTGCAAAGAGATTACCGTGACCGAATAGGGCGGGAAGTTGAAGGTGAAGTTTGTGCCCACGGCAGTGAAATTCGATTGTGCGATGTCGGTCGAACCGATGCCCGCACGCGCCGCCTCGTCTTGTGGAATGCCATACGAATACACGAGGGCGTTGGTGGCTGGCGAATAACCGGTCAGCGAAAGGCTGGAATTGAGCGCAGCCGACGAGCTCTTGTTGATGACGAGCAGTGAAAGCGTCCCCGTGGTCCGTTTCGTAGCATAGGCGGTCAGCAGCGTATAATCCGTTGAAGCCTTGACGATCCTGTCGCCCGCGCGCGTGAACAGTTTCAGCAGTTTGCTGACAAAGAATGTCGGATAGCGGTCAACCGTGCCGTTGACGAAGCCGTAGTCGCCGTATTGCCGCCACCCGTAGAGCAACGGGGAGTTGTTGTTGCCGGGGTCCTGGCCGTTGCGCAGGTCCCACCAGACCAGTGAATTGAACTCCGTTTGCAGAATCTGACCGAAGCTGTCGGCGCGGAACAGGCCGTTGACGAGGCTCGTGGTTTGCTTGCCGGGGCTGGACGACACGGAATTGTTCTCGGTACAGATGAGTTCGACGTTGGTTGCCGCGCCGCCAAGGTAGTCGGCCAACTGCTGCCGCAAATCGGCCGCATCACTGGTCCAGGTTCGCGACGATTGCAGCAAGGCGGCATCACTCTCGCTGCCCGGGTTTTGCGCGTATTTGTGGTAGATGACAAAGTCTGGGGTCACGCCCAGGCTTTTCAACGTCGTCAACATTACGGGGGTCCAGCCATTGTGCTCCGCGCCGGTGCGCGGGTTTGTCGCGGCGTGGTTCGTGTAACCGTTTGAGTAATTGTCTTCGCCGGTGACAGCGACGACACCCACATGGATCGTCGGGTCTGCGGCTTTCATTTGCGTAATGTAATCCTTTGCCCGGCTGGCGTAGGTGAACGGATCGTGTGGGAATGAATTGGAATCCGTTTCCCAGGTGCCATAGTTTTCATTACCGATTTCCCAGAGCTTGAATTGGTATTTCTTCGCGCTGTTCGCGTATCGGACCCAATTTGTCGCTTCCTGCGGCGTGCCGGTGCCGTAGTTGACGGTGATGAACACCTGCGCGCCGGTGTTCGTCGCGATGTGGGCGAACCTGTCGAACGACGTCGCCCACATCCCGGTGTTTGTGCCTGTGGTGTTCGATTGCCAGTGATACTCGTCCGACAATGAGCCGCCAGGGAACCGCAACGCCTGATTTCCCATCTCCGTCAACCACGACGCAGTTGTCGGTGTGTCAAACGACGAGTCCCACACAGCCGCGTTGACGGCGAACAGGCGCGAGTCAACCACACGGACCGTTTGCGTTGAATTGACGTTGAGATGAACCACCACGGGCGGCGGGATGGCTGTCAGCTTGATATCATCCACGTAAAAGGCGGGTTGCGCGCCGTTGACCGTGCTCTGAATCCAGAAACCGTCCATGTTCGGCTTGTTGGCGACGCCCAGGGAGGAGAGGGAAATGGTCGTGAATCGCCACGCGTTGGCCGGGAGTAACGGAAGGTTAACGGCGGTCCCGGCCTGGCCGTTCAGCAAAGCCTGCACTTTCAAAGACTGACCGCCGGTTGGACCGCCGTGAATCCAGAACGTCAGATTGGTGTACAGGCCGGTGTCGAAGGCGTCGTGGTGCAGATAGAGCGCTGAATAGTTCGCGGTCGCCACACTGACGGAATCACTGCCGGTGTGGACGGTCGAAGTGTTCGTGTAATTGAGCGTGGCCCAGCCGTAACTTTGCCAGCCGTTTTCAAGAGCGTCGTCGTAAACGATCAGGTCCTCCTGTGCCAGGACGGCGCCCGCTACGCATGCCAGCAGGAGCCCTGGGCAGGCGCGGGCGATGGCACCTGTAAAGTTCGTTGGATACATACCGTTCAACGTGCAGAAGTCTCTCTGCAAGGTTGTTGAGCGAGCAGTTTGTCAGCCAGTGAACAAACGGAACCTCTCCAGGACGTGGAGTTTCCATTTGCAACTGCGCCAAATTCAGCTATTTGTTTTCCATAAATTCACCGGCTTGTAACTTGCTTTAAGTCCCATCAATGAAATCGTCGTACCGTTTCCCCTTGTGGCTGTTCTTCACCTTGTCGCTTTTGGTCTCCACAAAAGGACAAGTAATCATATCCGAATTCATGGCTGACAACAAGTCCACTCTCGCCGACGAGAACGGACAGTTCCCCGACTGGGTCGAGATTTACAATACCAGCACGAACACCACAAATTTGAACGGATGGTCCCTGACCGACGATCCCACGCATCAGGCACGCTGGTTTTTCCCGGCGACTAATCTGACCGCCAAGGGCTTCATGGTGGTGTTTGCGGACGGCACGAATCGCGTGGTGTTGGGCCAGCCTCTGCACGCGGATTTCAGCCTGAAGGCGAGCGGCGAATATCTGGCGCTGTTGAAGCCCGACGGCACGCCAGCGTCCGAATTCGCACCGACGTTTCCCGAGCAATTTCCTGACATTTCCTACGGCGTCGCACAGAACGTGACGACCAACGCTCTGGCCGTTTCCGGTGCGGCGGCGAAGGTTCTAGTCCCGGCCAACAGCACGCTGGGTTCGACCTGGACGCAGGCCGGATTCAACGATTCCAGTTGGATCAGTGGCACGACCGGAGTTGGCTACGAAACGGCAGTAGCAGGTTTTGCAGTTTACAACTACGTTGCCAACATTGGCGTGTGTGATCTGCCCACGGCTGAAAGCGTGATCGCAACCCCGGCCCAGCAAAGCGCTGTGTTTGCGGAAAACGCGGCGGAGGTCAATTATCTGAACACGGGCAGCTCGGCTAATTACGGGAACGACCGCACGTTTCCCGGCCTTACCATCAATGCAGATCAGGACAATTTCGTGATTGAAGCGACCGCAACAATTACGATTCCCGCGCCGGGCAACTGGACGTTTGGTGTCAACAGTGACGATGGGTTCAGTCTGACCATCGGCAGCTTCAGCATGTCGTTCCCGAGTCCACGCGGTCCCGGCGACACGCTGCAAACGTTCAATTTTCCGGCCGCAGGCGATTACCAGCTTCGCCTTGTCTTCTACGAATGTGGCGGTGGCTCGGAGGTGGAATTGTATGCCGCGCAAGGAACTTTCGCCGCGTGGGACGCGACGAATTTCCGGCTGGTCGGCGATGCCGCGGGCGGTGGCCTTGCCGTAAGGGCGCCAGTGGTGTCAGGCGGAGGAGGAGCGACAAGCTACCGTCCGTTCATCAAGACAGACCTGCAATCTCAGATGAGCGGCGTAAACGCCACAGCCTACATTCGCGTGCCGTTCGGTGTGGCGAACCCTGCCTCGCTGCAATCTCTCACCTTGCGGATGATGTATGACGACGGGTTTGTCGCCTACCTGAACGGACAGGAGGTCGCGCGCCGCAATGCGCCGGCCACGCCGCAGTGGAATTCGACGGCGACCGCATCTCATCCGAACTTTCAAGCGCTGGTCTTTGAAGACATCAACATCTCCGACCATTTGAACGCGTTACTGAGCGG
Coding sequences within:
- a CDS encoding RsmD family RNA methyltransferase encodes the protein MRIIGGTAGGCLLKVPSGHAVRPTPDLVRQAIFNSLGSCVDGARVLELFAGTGALSLECLSRGAISAVCVEKTDRHAEFLRKNFAAARLVARLEIRVQDAFVASAQLASAGHTFDLVFADPPYGEKNVGRRSTSFAQQLLDDVHLPSLVAPAGLFVLGHTKRDTLDLPDVWKEIKMLRHGDTVMRFLRTV
- a CDS encoding alpha-L-arabinofuranosidase, giving the protein MYPTNFTGAIARACPGLLLACVAGAVLAQEDLIVYDDALENGWQSYGWATLNYTNTSTVHTGSDSVSVATANYSALYLHHDAFDTGLYTNLTFWIHGGPTGGQSLKVQALLNGQAGTAVNLPLLPANAWRFTTISLSSLGVANKPNMDGFWIQSTVNGAQPAFYVDDIKLTAIPPPVVVHLNVNSTQTVRVVDSRLFAVNAAVWDSSFDTPTTASWLTEMGNQALRFPGGSLSDEYHWQSNTTGTNTGMWATSFDRFAHIATNTGAQVFITVNYGTGTPQEATNWVRYANSAKKYQFKLWEIGNENYGTWETDSNSFPHDPFTYASRAKDYITQMKAADPTIHVGVVAVTGEDNYSNGYTNHAATNPRTGAEHNGWTPVMLTTLKSLGVTPDFVIYHKYAQNPGSESDAALLQSSRTWTSDAADLRQQLADYLGGAATNVELICTENNSVSSSPGKQTTSLVNGLFRADSFGQILQTEFNSLVWWDLRNGQDPGNNNSPLLYGWRQYGDYGFVNGTVDRYPTFFVSKLLKLFTRAGDRIVKASTDYTLLTAYATKRTTGTLSLLVINKSSSAALNSSLSLTGYSPATNALVYSYGIPQDEAARAGIGSTDIAQSNFTAVGTNFTFNFPPYSVTVISLQPGAPRLVPVSMQPDGEFALQLRGEPGATYAIQMSTDLTAWSPMTTNTLTGPTFNFTDSQAANSQQRFYRAIWVP